In Drosophila subpulchrella strain 33 F10 #4 breed RU33 chromosome X, RU_Dsub_v1.1 Primary Assembly, whole genome shotgun sequence, the DNA window TATAAAATTCTATATTTCCATATGTCGTAACATTTCTAACCTTTATATTGGATATCTTTTAAATGTTGTGCAATCGTATATTTCCTCTCAATATTTTGTAGGATTGTAGCTAtcatattttacaattttttttagaaatcctaaatgattttgaaatttcaaaaacccatatttttaatatagtTTACCTGTTTCCTATATGTACATATTATTTAAGAAccctatttttaagatttcaagcttaacaacaaaataaaattaattttttcctatacattttttttttgaagatCCCATCTCATTATAAAATTCTATATTTCCATATGTCGTAACATTTCTAACCTTTATAATGGATATCTTTTAAATGTTGTGCAATCGTATATTTCCTGTCAATATTTTGTAGGATTGTAGCTAtcctattttataaattttttagaaatcctaaatgattttgaaatttcaaaaaccccatatttttaatatagtATTAGCTGTTTTCTATATGTACCTTTTATTTAAGAAccctatttttaagatttcaaGCTTAATaactttgtatttttaaaataaaattacatttttcctatgaatatttttaaagaaccCTATTTAATATCTGATTATAAAATTCTATATTTCCATTACCAAAaaggtaaatattttttccagtgcacaGGAAACCGTCGGAGATTGTTTACATCTTCCCATTCAGAATCAATCGCCGTACTAATCCAATTTGTAGCGCTGCCGTCACGCAATTCAGCCTTGTAACCTGCCCATTTGTACTTCCTATATTCGCCGGTCCCACAATTTCCCCCGGAAAACCCCGCCGAAATACGAATTTCTGGAGGGAAACACGAATTTCTGGAGGGAAACTCACCGACTTGGTGCCGCGGATTCGAGTGCGGATGCTGTGCTCGGTGGATGTCTGCCAAGGATGCGGATGTGGACGCGGATGCCGAGGTCAGGATCCGCAAAAAGGCGGCTGCGGACTCGGAATCCCAGTCCCACGCAGGATTCTCAGGGACCCAAAACTCGCTGCACTGCATCCGGGGGATCCGGGGAACGGGGAACTCGGACTTGGCGTccgctttttatttatttcgcggATCTGCTGATGGGCAAACGCCGATTTGATATCGATAGCGCGCCGTTGAAATGGTTATGCAAGATATCGATGAGTCGATTTGTGCGATAGTCCACCTctggaaatatttaattaaaataatattgggTGAAATAACACAATTAAGCATCTTGCTTTGTGTTCCAAAACAGAATCAACTTGGCTTTGGTTAAGGCTTCAGGATTTCAATTGTAAAAATTGCACAATCCCTCTATTTTCCCTCTATCTGGAAAACATTCTGAAAGAAGTAAACTCAAGACTTTGGTGACCCCGAAAATTAAATCAGGAAGAATTTTACCAGTTAATCATTCATTTATGTTTCTCTCTTAAAATACAAAAGCGCGCCTAATTAAAGCAATTCAAACATCGATTAACCCACCACCTCAAGCAGCGCAGGCCAGCCATCGATAACGATTGCGGCAATCGGCCAGAGGAAATCGAATCGAAATCGGAAAAACGTGTGAAAAAGGTGCGTGACTTTTTTATGATTGAATTCTCCTTGATTTTCACCGATTTCCATCGCTTTTCCCACGCAGCAATAGCAAGCAAGCATGACTGGACGCGAGGGCGGTAAGAAGAAGCCTCTGAAGGCGCCAAAGAAGGACTCCAAGGACCTGGACGAGGACGACATGGCCTTCAAGCAGAAACAGAAGGAGCAGCAGAAGGCTCTGGACGCGGCCAAAGCGAATGCCTCCAAGAAGGGACCCCTCGTCGGCGGCGGGATCAAGAAGTCGGGCAAGAAGTGATGATGCAGCAGCTggacagacacacacacagtcaCCCACAGCCCACTGCCAGCCACGCCCCCCCCCACAACCAACCACAATCCGCAGCCCCCACAAACCACGGGATGCTGCATTTCACAACCGAATCACACACCCATGTGGACCAAATTGATCGTCTAGCCATTTGGACCTTAcgttttttttatacttaCGCTTACCATTAAATAGAGCATTGTACGTCGGGATAGAGTTTGGCGATTTATTGTCCGGACTGAATCTAGTGGCCGATTACCCCCCCACTAAGTACGTGGAAAGCTGGCCTGCGTGCCTGGCAGCTGGACGGACTGCGAGGCCACGGCGCAGGCGGCGGCTATGTGCTCCTCCAGCTTTTTCTGCGGATGGCGGGCCATGTTGTGGGCCAGGGCGCCGATGAAGGCGTCGCCGGCACCCGTGGTGTCCACCACTTTCTCGGCCGGCACATGCGGTGCAGCCACATGCTGGTAAACGCCTGCCGTGTCGGCGGATCCAAAAACGGCTCCCAGTTTACCCAAAGTTATGATCACCGTGTTGGCACCCATCTTTATCAGCATGCCAGCAGCATTTTTAGCTTCCCTGCGAGGAGGAAACAGAGATTAGATGGGGGTTTACCCTGATTTATAGGGGTAAACTTACTCTACAGTCTCGATTTGGGCCATTTGGGTCATCAGTGCCGCCTCGCTTTCGTTCACACAGAAGATGCTGGCCAGCTGGAGCAGCTCCCGCGGTGTATTCTCCATGGCCGGGGCCGCATTCACAATGGACACGCCTTTGAAGTGCTTTAAGGCAGTCAGCGTGGCCTCGATGGGCGTCTCCAGCTGGCAGACCAAGACCTTGGCCTCCATGAAGAGCTCCTCCGCCTGGGCCACGTCGCAGGGGCTCAGCTGACTGTTGGCGCCCACCACAATGATGATGTTGTTCTCGCCGCCATCGGACACAGCGATCTGGGCCACGCCCGTCGTCTGGCCCTCCAGCTGCTGGACGTGCTCCACATTGACGCCCTCGTCGCGCAGCTGTCGCAGATAGTCGCCGCCAAAGGTGTCGGCTCCCAGTTTGGCCACCAGAGCTGTGCGGGAACCCTGTCGAGCGGCGGCCACACACTGATTGGCGCCCTTGCCGCCGTAGCCCGTTTGGAAGCGGTGTCCATGGAGTGTTTCTCCTGGTTTCGGCAGGCGGGGCGTGTAGCTGCGAGAAaggattcgattcgattcaaTTCGGTTAGATTTTTGGATGGGATCTCGTGGGGCACACCACTCACCATATAAAGTCTATGATGGCCGAGCCAAAGACCAGCACTTCGGTGGTTTGATTTTGAGCCATGTCGTCACCCGTATTCGCTGCAAAAATGCACTGGTTTGTTGTCAAATGGAGCGAGTGTTCCGTGGCGCTTATCAGCCCGAGATTGTGTGACCCCAGCGGATGAGGGGCAAGGGCAAGGACGGGGACGGTGGCGGTGGGCGGAGCACTATCAGCTAGCAGGCCCACTCCATTCCTGGCCAAGATCGGGTGGGGCAGGGCGATAAATCAACTGATATATGGCCAGGAAAATACCAGAAAATACTATGAGTACTAgattatattttgaattacatatgtatatggGGAACCTTAAAtcatttgtttaatttatttccaagaaaaaaaacattttagtttaattttaggatattaaaaattaaacttatttaAGTTCCCAAAAGTTTATATCTGGAACATCTGATCTTAGGCGCGAACTTTGAATTTCCATTATCTAAAGCAAGGCCAATCAAGATTTTATTGgaaaacataaaatttatctttaaagaattcataattaaatgaaatattcagcaatttaaaaaatcttatagacaaaaaaaatttaaaataaaattgtttttaaaataaaacaccaAATTTTTGAAAGCCTAAAAAACCTTTGCCTAAAAAACCTTTGCTAGTTAAATAAGTATACAAAAGTTTATGATTCATCATATTTTAATAcgtaaaaataaagaaataccgatacataatatatattttatataaatcctTTTCAGAATTAATCCATTGGTTTATGAGAATGCCAAACAGTAAAGTTGTAGCAAAGTCCTCAAATAGAAAGAGATAACACCATGGCAGCATATAAATCATaatgtttattaaatatacataGTACAAATATATCGATTGGGCTGGCCATGGAACAATAAGTGTAAGGgaccaaaaacaattaaagccTATTGGGGTAATACATATGATTTGGGTTTGGGACTGGATTTGGAGTTGGGACATAACACATAGGCGTTCCGTTCTGGGGGTATAATTAGAATTACAAGCCACTCTACCGATTTACACGTGTTTAAATATAGCGTACAACTAGCGAGCGTTTTTTTTAAGGACTAGTCCTTGTGGATTCGATTTGGATCCCCAATGCCGCATCCAAATATCCGGCTGCATAACTCCTGCTCTCTTCGGTTACTCTGCTGATTATCATGCTTAGACTCTATTATTGCGACTCGTGGCGGATGGAGGAGTGAGGATTAAGGATTGCGAATTGAGATAAACATTGAGTGGACTGCACAGCCAATGTTTTTCCCCCAGGCAATCCTAGATACCGGCCCGCTCCAGGGCACTCAGCTGGGTGCCCAGGCGCTCCTCCTTGGCCTTGCGCTCGGCGCTGATCTTCTTGGAGCTCTGGTAGGTGTTAAGGAACGTCTGCACATCAATCTTGCCGTTCAGGAAGTGCTCCACATGCCGATCACAGTCGGCATCGGCATTGGAGGCGGCAATCTGAAGGAGTTCCTAAGGGGAAGGCCAAGGAAACAATTCATTATTATGGGTATATAATGATTTTCTTAAGGGGAAACCAGGGGAAGCCAGTGATGATTCACCCTTTGCCACCTTTTCAAAAGACCTTCAATACCCACCCTTATGTGCTGTGGAGCATATTCCTCCGACTTCTTCAAGTACTTCTTATTCAGCTGGTCGCATTTCTCGCCCAGGGTCTTTAAAGCTGTGTAATCATCGCTGAGACGGCGCTTCAGCTCCACCAGGTGGCTGCCCTTGCTCTCATTCTCCCCTAGATTGTAAGGATGAACGGGTTTTAATGCATCTGTGTCCAGCCCTCCGCCTTGGACCCACCCACTTGATATGTTCTCCACCTGATTCATCATCGAGTCGAGCTCCTCGTTCAGGTGCTGCACCACGGACATCTCCTCGATGAAATCATCGAAGAATTCGGGATCCCTATCCAGTTGCTTCAGTTCGTCCAGCGACAATGTGGATAGGTTGGGCATGTTGCCCGCCTCGCCGCCGTTCTCCGTCGTGTCCTTGGCCTCGCTCCTATCGATGGCGTGTCCTTGGGCAagggagtgggcgtggccatgACCTTGTGGCGAATGCTGAGTGGTGGGCATCttgtgttgtgtgtgtgtgtttttggtTTTCAGTTCCAGCTTCCAAATTCCAGTAGATGTGCGTTAGGATCAACTAGAAATTTACGAATGAACGTTACACGGGTGAAGGGTGACAAATGTTAGATGCCCCGCTTACTGCGATTCCAAAAGCCGAGGCTCGTCGGCACGAGCTGGAGCACCCTCTGACCTCCACTGGGAGTTGGTGACCCCGGCTGCGTATGGTGAATTGCGATTTATAGCTATGATTTTCGTGAAGGTTCTGTCCGATTTTGGGGCAACGCCAATGGGCGCACTGCTCACCCAATCTCCGTCTGTTGATTTCCTGATCTTTCCTGTCTTTTTGCCTGCGGATCGGGAGCACTTGCTTTGTTTGCCCCGATCGGAGTTTCATTATCTTCTGTTCTGGGTTTAATCTAGTGCTGCCAAGCCAGCTACTTTACAGACAGATTGGGCTATTTTCGGGAACTGCAAGCTGAAAAGTATGCTGTTTTAGCCTTAAGATATGctcattaatatttaaaaaatatttttatttaataattattattttatagaaCAAAAAAGTGTATGTTTAATAAATGTTTTGAAATGGCTGCAGCTAATTCTAACATCTAGCTACATTTTGGCCATAAAAGGTGGCAACTCTTGTTCACAAAGCACCGTTGGCTGGCCGGGCTGCCACCCCTCGCGCAAGGGTAGTTTTTAAAGGCCAGTTTGGGGGTTAAGGCCACTAATTATTTATAGTGTTTCAGGCAGCTATATCAAttcttttcttattttaaatcaaattaaacaattcaatttacctaCTACTAGTTATTAAGTTAAATGTTTTAAGCCAGCTCAGCTTAGGGGTTAAAGTTGCGGCTCTCGTTCATTGTGCACACATCTGGCAACCCTGGCCATCAGCTGTTCGTTTTTGTTTACAATTTGCTCCTCGTTACTTTACATAACAAATTTAGGGAATTTCAACAAATAAACACGAAATGGCGCTGTTCGAGATGAAATGGCTGCGCCGCTGGGTGCGACGCAACACCAATCCCATACCGGAGCACCGGGCGGAGCTGTGGAAGCGGCGCCTGAGCATCGGCTACGCCGTTTTGGCCTGGCAGGCCTTCGGCCTCGTTTGCTACATGGTCTACACGGGGCGCAACGATTGGGCCAAGTTCTATGGCTACAAGACGGAGGAGGAGCTGGCCCTGTCGCCGGCCCAGCAGTTCGCCAAGCATCTGAAGGTCGAGGGCACCGGCAAGATCATCCGCTTCTCGGGCTTCCACAAGGTCGAGGAGGTGCCCTTCGATGCCAGCGAGGTGGAGCGGGTCAGGGATTAGCCGCATCGCCTAACTCTCTACTAGACTTAGTATAcccttcttttttttcgaaCAAGCGTATCTTAATTGTCATTAAAGCTTATCAATAGGACTTAAAACTGGTGTTTTTATGACCTAAATATGGTTCTTATGTGTGCTAATATAATGTACCTGGCTTTAAACACCTTCAAATGGTATATAAAGTAATATAAGAACTTTCCTTTATCATAGTTCTGTTTCTCTACAATGTACCATCTGAAAAAAGGACATTCATTTACATGCAGTTGgttaaatttaaatagtttttagcTTATCAATAGGACTTAATACTGTTGTTTTTATAACCTAAATATGGTCCTTATGTGTGCTAATATAATTAACCTGGTTTTAAAACCCTTCAAATGGTATATAAAGTAATAGAAGAACGTTCCTTCATAATATTTCTGTTTCTCTAGAATGTATGTACCACCTGAAACAAGGAAATTCATTTATAAGCAGTTGGtaaaatttaaatagttttttgcTCGCATTTGTATTGTATTTAAGTTGTTTTAGAACAATTGCCTTAGATATAAATATTCTGTAAGTTAGCAAGGGAATAATACATGTTTTAagagaaatatatttataattgttgTGTGCGAGCTTAAAAGGATCTTAGGATCTTATACCAAGCCTATTTAATAAACCTTTCGTATTAAATCATACGTTTAAAGGTGTTTTTAACAATGATAAGCAAATTAAATCTTACGATTTGTCAGGCatgttttgaatttgattATTATGAACCAAATAGGTattcttaacatttttaaaaactttcttCCGCATTAAATTGCATGTCTTGATCAAAAcataaaatttgaaaatggGTAGTACCGTACTGTTGGTACTCGGTATTCTGGTATATTTTGGCGCGAAACCGCGAAACTTATCGATGGCCTCCCATCGCTAGCgataacaacaataacaaaacgcaacaacaaaaaacgcAGCGCGTCGAGCGGATCGTTTGGCGTTTGCTTGGccaataacaacaataacaaaagaaaagcgTAACATATTGCCAGGCTGCGGCGGTAACGGTATTAACCCACAGCGATAGCTTTTAACCCGTAAATAACACACAAGAGTGCAGTGTGCAGTGATTTCCAATCGGAGATTTCCGATTCCGTGCGACACTTctataaataaaacaacaaaTCGAACGGAgcgcagcagcggcagcagcatcTTCTTCGCTGTCTTCCAGTGCAAAgtcatatttttaattgtaacggagaaaaactaaatgaatattaattgccCATCAAGTGGAGGTCATTGGCTATCGGCCTCTCTTTCGCTCCACCCCCCTCTAACTGCACtcgctgtgtgtgtgtgtgtgtgtgtgtgtctgcaAAATAACGGGACTAACGGCAGCCAACtgcagaaacaacaacaaatggcATTTGCAGATGGCGGCTTCGTCTAATTGGAATTTGTGcaacaaaaacagaaacagaagAAATAGTAAAACAAAAAGAGCCGCAAATAATTGCTAATTAGTTGCATATTTTCCATTGTTGCAAGGCTTCGCTTACGAATTTCTAATGTAATTAAAGCGGcagctgtttttttttcgagtgtgtgtgtgtctctGTGTGatctcttttattttcatatttttttctatgtGCAGCaaccaaaaataataataaagaaaagttaaaggTGCAAGTGCCTCACACAAATACATGCAAAACTAGCGGAGACGGCAACCGAAAAAGGAAGAAGGAGAGAGAGTCTAGGAGAAGAACCGTTTGATTGATTTTGATTGTTGCCGTGCCTCCTTCTCTTCCCCTCCTCTTCTTCCCCTCTTCTTCACACTCCGCGGGACGAA includes these proteins:
- the LOC119556705 gene encoding ribokinase, yielding MAQNQTTEVLVFGSAIIDFICYTPRLPKPGETLHGHRFQTGYGGKGANQCVAAARQGSRTALVAKLGADTFGGDYLRQLRDEGVNVEHVQQLEGQTTGVAQIAVSDGGENNIIIVVGANSQLSPCDVAQAEELFMEAKVLVCQLETPIEATLTALKHFKGVSIVNAAPAMENTPRELLQLASIFCVNESEAALMTQMAQIETVEEAKNAAGMLIKMGANTVIITLGKLGAVFGSADTAGVYQHVAAPHVPAEKVVDTTGAGDAFIGALAHNMARHPQKKLEEHIAAACAVASQSVQLPGTQASFPRT
- the LOC119557849 gene encoding vacuolar protein sorting-associated protein 37C isoform X2 translates to MPTTQHSPQGHGHAHSLAQGHAIDRSEAKDTTENGGEAGNMPNLSTLSLDELKQLDRDPEFFDDFIEEMSVVQHLNEELDSMMNQVENISRENESKGSHLVELKRRLSDDYTALKTLGEKCDQLNKKYLKKSEEYAPQHIRELLQIAASNADADCDRHVEHFLNGKIDVQTFLNTYQSSKKISAERKAKEERLGTQLSALERAGI
- the LOC119556707 gene encoding translation machinery-associated protein 7 homolog, which translates into the protein MTGREGGKKKPLKAPKKDSKDLDEDDMAFKQKQKEQQKALDAAKANASKKGPLVGGGIKKSGKK
- the LOC119556692 gene encoding uncharacterized protein LOC119556692, translating into MALFEMKWLRRWVRRNTNPIPEHRAELWKRRLSIGYAVLAWQAFGLVCYMVYTGRNDWAKFYGYKTEEELALSPAQQFAKHLKVEGTGKIIRFSGFHKVEEVPFDASEVERVRD
- the LOC119557849 gene encoding vacuolar protein sorting-associated protein 37C isoform X1, whose amino-acid sequence is MPTTQHSPQGHGHAHSLAQGHAIDRSEAKDTTENGGEAGNMPNLSTLSLDELKQLDRDPEFFDDFIEEMSVVQHLNEELDSMMNQVENISSGWVQGGGLDTDALKPVHPYNLGENESKGSHLVELKRRLSDDYTALKTLGEKCDQLNKKYLKKSEEYAPQHIRELLQIAASNADADCDRHVEHFLNGKIDVQTFLNTYQSSKKISAERKAKEERLGTQLSALERAGI